The following proteins are co-located in the Rattus norvegicus strain BN/NHsdMcwi chromosome 19, GRCr8, whole genome shotgun sequence genome:
- the LOC134478878 gene encoding uncharacterized protein LOC134478878 isoform X2: MFSHLRKRFGRGNVDCGETRVKESGLSSQSNDGQRQHFWGRWKPGRETSSTGTALSEKQAKKEKERLIKELQLITEERNDLRDRLRFLTERSMKNRPHFRANPYYEDLERMEEAVMSILHNLEMENTEIHENNHKLKKEMTFSRNLLSQLLMENTCRKKLVPLKQGSREGHLECALNQTYLVDFNKKDKDQQPPDPASSGLRKCKRAGIGHTPVRELPEE, translated from the exons atgttttcccatcttcgcaagcgttttgggagggggaacgtcgattgtggagagactagagtgaaggagtctggcctttcgtctcaaagtaatgatggacaaagacagcacttctggggaaggtgga agcctgggagagaaacatcatccacTGGAACTGCCCTAAgtgagaagcaggccaagaaggaaaaggagaggctgattaaagagctgcagctcattaccgaggagagaaatgacctgagagatcgcctgaggtttctgacagagagatctaTGAAAAACAG gccacacttcagggcaaatccatattatgaagacctggagagaatggaggaggcggtcatgtcaattctgcacaacttagagatggagaacactgagatccatgagaacaaccataagctgaagaaggagatgaccttctctag aaacctgctcagccagctcctgatggagaacacatgtaggaagaagttggtcccactgaagcaggggagcagggagggacatcttgagtgtgcactgaaccagacatatttggttgacttcaacaagaaagataaagaccagcaacctccagacccagcatcatctg gtctcagaaagtgcaagagagctggaattggacacacaccagtaagagagcttcctgaggaataa
- the LOC134478878 gene encoding disks large homolog 5-like isoform X6 translates to MMDKDSTSGEEPGRETSSTGTALSEKQAKKEKERLIKELQLITEERNDLRDRLRFLTERSMKNRPHFRANPYYEDLERMEEAVMSILHNLEMENTEIHENNHKLKKEMTFSRSQKVQESWNWTHTSKRAS, encoded by the exons atgatggacaaagacagcacttctggggaag agcctgggagagaaacatcatccacTGGAACTGCCCTAAgtgagaagcaggccaagaaggaaaaggagaggctgattaaagagctgcagctcattaccgaggagagaaatgacctgagagatcgcctgaggtttctgacagagagatctaTGAAAAACAG gccacacttcagggcaaatccatattatgaagacctggagagaatggaggaggcggtcatgtcaattctgcacaacttagagatggagaacactgagatccatgagaacaaccataagctgaagaaggagatgaccttctctag gtctcagaaagtgcaagagagctggaattggacacacaccagtaagagagcttcctga
- the LOC134478878 gene encoding disks large homolog 5-like isoform X3 translates to MFSHLRKRFGRGNVDCGETRVKESGLSSQKPGRETSSTGTALSEKQAKKEKERLIKELQLITEERNDLRDRLRFLTERSMKNRPHFRANPYYEDLERMEEAVMSILHNLEMENTEIHENNHKLKKEMTFSRNLLSQLLMENTCRKKLVPLKQGSREGHLECALNQTYLVDFNKKDKDQQPPDPASSGLRKCKRAGIGHTPVRELPEE, encoded by the exons atgttttcccatcttcgcaagcgttttgggagggggaacgtcgattgtggagagactagagtgaaggagtctggcctttcgtctcaaa agcctgggagagaaacatcatccacTGGAACTGCCCTAAgtgagaagcaggccaagaaggaaaaggagaggctgattaaagagctgcagctcattaccgaggagagaaatgacctgagagatcgcctgaggtttctgacagagagatctaTGAAAAACAG gccacacttcagggcaaatccatattatgaagacctggagagaatggaggaggcggtcatgtcaattctgcacaacttagagatggagaacactgagatccatgagaacaaccataagctgaagaaggagatgaccttctctag aaacctgctcagccagctcctgatggagaacacatgtaggaagaagttggtcccactgaagcaggggagcagggagggacatcttgagtgtgcactgaaccagacatatttggttgacttcaacaagaaagataaagaccagcaacctccagacccagcatcatctg gtctcagaaagtgcaagagagctggaattggacacacaccagtaagagagcttcctgaggaataa
- the LOC134478878 gene encoding disks large homolog 5-like isoform X5, with translation MFSHLRKRFGRGNVDCGETRVKESGLSSQSNDGQRQHFWGRWKPGRETSSTGTALSEKQAKKEKERLIKELQLITEERNDLRDRLRFLTERSMKNRPHFRANPYYEDLERMEEAVMSILHNLEMENTEIHENNHKLKKEMTFSRSQKVQESWNWTHTSKRAS, from the exons atgttttcccatcttcgcaagcgttttgggagggggaacgtcgattgtggagagactagagtgaaggagtctggcctttcgtctcaaagtaatgatggacaaagacagcacttctggggaaggtgga agcctgggagagaaacatcatccacTGGAACTGCCCTAAgtgagaagcaggccaagaaggaaaaggagaggctgattaaagagctgcagctcattaccgaggagagaaatgacctgagagatcgcctgaggtttctgacagagagatctaTGAAAAACAG gccacacttcagggcaaatccatattatgaagacctggagagaatggaggaggcggtcatgtcaattctgcacaacttagagatggagaacactgagatccatgagaacaaccataagctgaagaaggagatgaccttctctag gtctcagaaagtgcaagagagctggaattggacacacaccagtaagagagcttcctga
- the LOC134478878 gene encoding disks large homolog 5-like isoform X4 translates to MMDKDSTSGEEPGRETSSTGTALSEKQAKKEKERLIKELQLITEERNDLRDRLRFLTERSMKNRPHFRANPYYEDLERMEEAVMSILHNLEMENTEIHENNHKLKKEMTFSRNLLSQLLMENTCRKKLVPLKQGSREGHLECALNQTYLVDFNKKDKDQQPPDPASSGLRKCKRAGIGHTPVRELPEE, encoded by the exons atgatggacaaagacagcacttctggggaag agcctgggagagaaacatcatccacTGGAACTGCCCTAAgtgagaagcaggccaagaaggaaaaggagaggctgattaaagagctgcagctcattaccgaggagagaaatgacctgagagatcgcctgaggtttctgacagagagatctaTGAAAAACAG gccacacttcagggcaaatccatattatgaagacctggagagaatggaggaggcggtcatgtcaattctgcacaacttagagatggagaacactgagatccatgagaacaaccataagctgaagaaggagatgaccttctctag aaacctgctcagccagctcctgatggagaacacatgtaggaagaagttggtcccactgaagcaggggagcagggagggacatcttgagtgtgcactgaaccagacatatttggttgacttcaacaagaaagataaagaccagcaacctccagacccagcatcatctg gtctcagaaagtgcaagagagctggaattggacacacaccagtaagagagcttcctgaggaataa